In the genome of Pseudobdellovibrionaceae bacterium, one region contains:
- a CDS encoding ABC transporter substrate-binding protein codes for MKNKHFLFLIISINLLSCQNSTPPFNKHIKVGIEQKIKTLNPLKATAALDMRLNDLLFSSLVRLDKNLRVVGDLAKSWTYKNNTYTFLLKDNIRFSNGRPLTKEDLLFSFQAFKDPKCIFHHAFSVIKKISVHKNKKTQRWLVKLFLKKSSAKFLRADLPVLKILPKQEFLKNKNLFNQKPIGTGSYYINTIKPNAIDLKPNPHSLEPGKTALLFKVVSDNTTRYQKLLKQDIDISFNNTETIKVKALQKNLNFKIHTSPGLSVTYLLLNLKHPLLSKISVRKALQSSLNIKKIIQYKLQGLATPAKSLLHPKHLFFNTYLKTTNFDLKKAKDFLHSIDLKPLTLKVSNKPSSINFGKILTQQIKQSGIPVTVKSLEWGVLYKDLKNTNFDIALMSWSGVIDPDIYRIAFHSSEWPPGRNRSLYKNKILDKLLEQGIYTLNLAQRKKIYNKVQSIIAQDVAVIPLWHKKQTIISHKSILGLSPSLTESFSPLKKVYKATNLKAP; via the coding sequence ATGAAAAATAAGCACTTTCTTTTTCTAATCATTAGCATCAACCTACTCTCTTGCCAAAACTCCACCCCTCCCTTTAATAAACACATTAAAGTGGGCATAGAGCAAAAAATTAAAACCTTAAATCCACTAAAGGCCACCGCGGCTTTGGATATGCGGCTAAATGATTTACTATTTAGCTCTTTAGTACGATTAGATAAAAACCTAAGGGTGGTAGGAGATCTGGCAAAGTCTTGGACTTACAAAAACAACACTTATACTTTTTTGTTAAAAGACAATATTCGCTTCTCCAATGGGCGCCCCCTAACTAAAGAAGATTTGCTTTTTAGTTTTCAAGCCTTTAAAGATCCTAAATGTATTTTTCATCATGCCTTTTCTGTTATAAAAAAAATTAGTGTGCACAAAAATAAAAAAACGCAAAGGTGGCTGGTTAAATTATTTTTAAAAAAATCTTCTGCAAAGTTTTTGCGGGCCGATTTGCCTGTGTTAAAAATTTTACCTAAACAAGAGTTTTTAAAAAACAAAAACCTTTTTAATCAAAAACCGATAGGCACAGGGTCTTATTATATAAACACCATTAAACCCAATGCTATTGATCTAAAACCAAACCCCCACTCTTTAGAGCCTGGAAAAACAGCCCTTCTGTTTAAAGTTGTGTCTGACAACACCACTCGCTATCAAAAATTACTAAAACAAGATATAGACATTAGCTTTAATAATACCGAAACCATTAAAGTTAAAGCTTTACAAAAAAATTTAAATTTTAAAATACACACAAGCCCGGGACTTTCTGTAACTTATCTGCTGTTAAATTTAAAACACCCCTTACTTTCAAAAATTTCTGTTCGAAAAGCTCTTCAAAGTAGCTTAAATATTAAAAAAATTATTCAATATAAATTACAAGGCCTTGCAACCCCCGCCAAGTCTTTGCTTCATCCAAAACATTTGTTTTTTAATACTTATTTAAAAACCACTAATTTTGACTTAAAAAAAGCCAAAGATTTTTTACACAGCATAGACCTTAAACCCTTAACTTTAAAAGTTAGCAACAAGCCTAGCTCCATTAACTTTGGAAAAATTTTAACCCAACAAATAAAACAATCTGGAATACCCGTTACAGTAAAAAGCTTAGAGTGGGGTGTTTTATACAAGGACTTAAAAAACACTAATTTTGACATTGCTTTAATGAGCTGGTCGGGCGTCATCGATCCCGACATTTATCGCATAGCCTTTCACAGCTCCGAATGGCCCCCTGGCAGAAATCGCTCTTTATACAAAAACAAAATATTAGATAAATTGTTAGAGCAGGGCATATATACCCTAAACCTAGCACAGCGAAAAAAAATATATAATAAGGTGCAAAGCATTATAGCCCAAGATGTGGCCGTCATACCCCTGTGGCACAAAAAACAAACTATTATCAGTCACAAAAGTATATTGGGACTTTCTCCCTCTTTAACAGAAAGCTTCTCTCCCTTAAAGAAAGTTTATAAAGCGACTAATTTAAAGGCACCCTAA
- the tuf gene encoding elongation factor Tu, producing the protein MAKEKFDRSKEHINIGTIGHVDHGKTTLTAAITKVLAEAGGAEAMNYDDIDKAPEERERGITIATSHVEYSTANRHYAHVDCPGHADYVKNMITGAAQMDGAILVVSAADGAMPQTREHILLAKQVGVPSIVVFMNKVDQVDDPELLELVELEIREVLSKYEFPGDDIPIVKGSALKALEGDTSEIGGPAIVKLMEEVDKYIPTPAREVDKPFLMPVEDVFSISGRGTVVTGRIEKGIIKVGEEVEIVGIKDTQKTTVTGIEMFRKLLDEGKAGDNAGCLIRGIKKEEVERGQVLCKPGSISPHKKFKCEAYILQKDEGGRHTAFFNGYRPQFYFRTTDITGVVTLKEGVEMVMPGDNIDVTVELIAPIAMEKGLRFAIREGGRTVGAGVVSEIIE; encoded by the coding sequence ATGGCTAAAGAAAAATTTGACCGAAGTAAAGAACATATTAACATAGGTACGATTGGACATGTGGATCATGGTAAAACGACTTTAACGGCCGCAATTACAAAAGTACTTGCCGAGGCTGGTGGCGCAGAGGCAATGAATTACGATGACATTGATAAAGCTCCCGAAGAAAGAGAGCGCGGTATTACTATTGCAACTTCTCATGTGGAATATTCCACAGCAAATAGACATTACGCCCATGTGGATTGCCCTGGTCATGCCGATTATGTAAAAAACATGATTACTGGTGCAGCGCAAATGGACGGAGCTATTTTAGTAGTTTCTGCAGCCGACGGAGCTATGCCACAAACGCGTGAGCATATCTTATTAGCAAAACAAGTTGGTGTGCCATCTATAGTGGTTTTCATGAATAAAGTGGACCAAGTGGATGACCCTGAATTATTAGAACTAGTAGAATTAGAAATTAGAGAAGTTTTATCTAAATACGAATTTCCAGGAGATGATATCCCTATTGTTAAAGGCTCTGCCTTAAAAGCTTTAGAGGGAGACACTTCTGAAATTGGCGGTCCAGCTATTGTAAAATTAATGGAAGAGGTGGACAAGTATATTCCAACTCCTGCAAGAGAAGTGGACAAGCCATTTTTAATGCCTGTGGAAGATGTTTTCTCTATTTCTGGTCGTGGTACTGTGGTAACGGGCCGTATTGAAAAAGGAATTATTAAAGTTGGTGAAGAGGTAGAAATTGTGGGAATTAAAGACACGCAAAAAACTACAGTAACCGGTATTGAAATGTTTAGAAAGCTTTTGGACGAAGGAAAAGCTGGTGACAATGCAGGTTGTTTAATCCGTGGTATTAAAAAAGAAGAAGTAGAGCGTGGACAGGTTTTATGCAAACCAGGAAGCATCTCTCCTCATAAAAAGTTTAAGTGCGAAGCTTATATTTTGCAAAAAGATGAGGGTGGCCGTCATACTGCATTTTTTAATGGATATAGACCGCAGTTTTATTTTAGAACTACAGATATTACAGGTGTTGTAACTTTAAAAGAGGGTGTAGAAATGGTTATGCCTGGTGATAATATTGATGTCACTGTGGAATTAATCGCCCCTATTGCCATGGAAAAAGGGTTACGATTTGCCATCCGTGAAGGTGGTCGTACTGTTGGAGCGGGTGTCGTTTCTGAAATCATAGAGTAG
- a CDS encoding preprotein translocase subunit SecE: MKTIYKKIITISVLSFSILVGLVVSILLELLSAVSGFVARLYEQNWFSHGFPIIAAFLVFLFLQFHTKSQTLLKEAVQEAGKVVWSGKQAIIAMTVVCCIMLLISGVFLGIFDVLASSTLKYFIN, from the coding sequence ATGAAAACAATATATAAAAAAATTATAACCATTTCGGTATTAAGCTTTTCTATTTTAGTGGGCCTTGTGGTTAGTATTTTATTAGAGCTACTAAGTGCGGTGTCTGGGTTTGTTGCAAGGCTTTATGAGCAAAATTGGTTTAGTCACGGCTTTCCCATCATTGCCGCTTTTCTAGTATTTTTGTTTTTGCAGTTTCATACTAAGTCGCAAACTTTATTAAAAGAGGCTGTTCAGGAGGCTGGTAAGGTTGTTTGGAGTGGAAAACAGGCGATAATTGCCATGACTGTGGTTTGTTGCATAATGCTTTTAATTTCTGGGGTGTTTTTGGGAATCTTTGATGTGCTAGCTAGTAGCACTTTAAAATATTTTATAAATTAA
- the nusG gene encoding transcription termination/antitermination factor NusG, translated as MEKKWYIINTVGGQEVKAKTSILEQVKLKNLENEFGDILIPSERVVEVSRGKKKEKDRTFFPGYIFIQMHLTETSWHVVKNTPKVGGFVGKGKPQAVPEDQVLKVTKQIQDGAKSVSVAVTFSVGESISIIDGPFNGFDAVVEEVSEDKMKLKVTVGIFGRPTSVELNFTQVKNLI; from the coding sequence GTGGAAAAAAAGTGGTATATTATTAATACTGTTGGGGGGCAAGAAGTAAAGGCTAAAACCTCCATTTTAGAACAGGTTAAGTTAAAAAATTTAGAAAATGAATTTGGAGATATTTTAATTCCCAGTGAAAGGGTCGTTGAGGTTTCCAGAGGCAAGAAAAAAGAGAAAGATCGTACTTTTTTTCCTGGCTATATTTTTATTCAAATGCACTTAACAGAAACCTCTTGGCATGTGGTTAAAAACACTCCTAAAGTGGGTGGTTTTGTTGGAAAGGGTAAGCCTCAAGCTGTGCCAGAAGATCAGGTATTAAAAGTTACTAAACAAATTCAAGATGGAGCAAAAAGTGTTAGCGTTGCTGTCACTTTTTCTGTTGGAGAGTCTATCTCTATTATAGATGGCCCCTTTAATGGTTTTGATGCTGTTGTAGAAGAGGTGTCAGAAGATAAAATGAAGCTAAAAGTTACTGTGGGTATTTTTGGAAGACCAACTTCTGTGGAGTTAAATTTTACACAGGTAAAAAATTTAATTTAG
- the rplK gene encoding 50S ribosomal protein L11, whose amino-acid sequence MAKEITGQIKLQIQAGKANPSPPIGPALGQHGVNIMDFCKQFNAKTQKDAGMIIPVVITVFKDRSFTFITKTPPASVLLKTYSKIKSGSSQPQKDKAGTITMKQVEEIAKIKLVDLNCVSLESAISQVKGTANSMGLEVK is encoded by the coding sequence ATGGCAAAAGAAATAACAGGGCAAATTAAATTACAAATCCAGGCGGGCAAGGCTAATCCATCCCCTCCAATTGGTCCTGCATTGGGTCAACATGGTGTTAATATTATGGATTTTTGTAAGCAGTTTAATGCTAAAACCCAAAAAGATGCCGGCATGATTATACCTGTGGTAATTACTGTCTTTAAAGACAGAAGCTTTACTTTTATTACAAAAACTCCGCCAGCTTCGGTATTGTTAAAAACTTATTCTAAAATTAAAAGTGGGTCGTCTCAGCCGCAAAAAGACAAGGCGGGAACAATTACTATGAAGCAAGTAGAAGAAATTGCTAAAATTAAGTTAGTAGATTTAAATTGCGTTAGTTTAGAATCTGCAATTTCACAAGTAAAGGGAACTGCCAACAGCATGGGCTTAGAAGTAAAATAG
- a CDS encoding 50S ribosomal protein L1: MSIGKRFKAISEKVEVDKLYSFEEGFKLLLDTATAKFDESVEVAINLGVDSKQSDQQVRGSVPLPNGLGKSVRVIVFAKGDKIKAAQDAGADLVGSDELVKKIQGGWLDFDKVISTPDLMSTVAKVAKVLGPRGLMPSPKVGTVTQDVAKAVEAEKRGKLSFRVEKAGIIHVIIGRKSLGEEKLKENYKVFLDTVVKAKPSSSKGVYLQGIALSMTMGPGIKMDVASSQAAI, translated from the coding sequence ATGAGTATAGGAAAACGATTTAAAGCAATTTCAGAAAAAGTGGAAGTAGACAAACTTTATAGTTTTGAAGAGGGTTTTAAACTTTTATTAGATACAGCTACAGCAAAATTTGACGAATCAGTAGAAGTGGCTATTAATTTAGGCGTTGATTCTAAGCAATCCGATCAACAGGTAAGAGGGTCTGTCCCTTTACCTAACGGTTTAGGTAAAAGTGTTAGGGTGATTGTATTTGCAAAAGGCGATAAGATTAAAGCCGCACAAGATGCTGGTGCAGATCTTGTGGGTTCTGATGAACTAGTAAAAAAAATTCAGGGAGGGTGGTTAGACTTCGACAAAGTAATTTCTACTCCTGATTTAATGTCCACAGTGGCAAAAGTTGCAAAAGTATTAGGGCCTCGTGGGTTAATGCCTAGTCCAAAAGTGGGTACGGTGACTCAAGATGTAGCCAAAGCGGTAGAAGCAGAAAAGCGAGGTAAGCTTTCTTTTCGTGTAGAGAAGGCTGGAATTATTCATGTAATTATTGGAAGAAAATCTTTAGGAGAAGAAAAATTAAAAGAAAACTATAAGGTATTTTTAGATACCGTAGTAAAAGCAAAACCCTCTTCTAGTAAGGGTGTGTATTTGCAGGGAATTGCATTGTCTATGACAATGGGCCCAGGTATCAAAATGGATGTGGCTTCATCGCAAGCAGCCATTTAG
- a CDS encoding 50S ribosomal protein L10 encodes MAKEKKALEISAISKSLKEATATFLVDFKGMDVEQVTQLRKELSSCEGKLRVTKNTLARLALKEHKESAEILSADLVGTNAFVFAYDEVPAVAKAISKCSKSVEAFNLKKGVMEGQELSSAQIIQLGSLASKEELRAQLLSVFMAPATQFVRTINEVPSKLVRVLAAKKDSAA; translated from the coding sequence TTGGCAAAAGAGAAAAAAGCATTAGAGATTAGTGCTATTTCTAAATCTTTAAAAGAAGCAACGGCTACTTTCTTAGTCGACTTTAAAGGCATGGATGTGGAGCAAGTAACTCAGCTTCGTAAAGAGCTAAGCTCTTGCGAGGGAAAGTTGCGTGTGACTAAAAACACATTAGCTCGCCTTGCTTTAAAGGAACATAAAGAAAGTGCTGAAATATTATCTGCAGATTTGGTGGGAACAAATGCATTTGTTTTTGCTTATGACGAGGTACCAGCGGTTGCAAAAGCAATTAGTAAGTGTTCGAAATCCGTAGAAGCATTTAACTTAAAAAAAGGAGTAATGGAAGGGCAGGAGTTAAGTTCCGCTCAAATTATTCAATTAGGAAGTTTAGCATCTAAAGAGGAATTAAGAGCACAATTATTAAGTGTATTTATGGCACCAGCTACACAATTTGTTAGAACGATAAATGAAGTTCCAAGTAAATTGGTTAGGGTACTAGCTGCAAAAAAAGATAGTGCTGCTTAA
- the rplL gene encoding 50S ribosomal protein L7/L12: MAINKTEVVEFLSNMSVLEVSELVKELEEKWGVSAAAAVAAAPAAGGGAVAEEKTEFDVVLTAAGDSKISVIKEVRTITGLGLKEAKELVEAAPKPVKTGIPKDEAEKIKAALIKAGATVEVK; this comes from the coding sequence ATGGCCATTAACAAAACAGAAGTTGTAGAATTTTTATCTAACATGTCTGTGTTAGAAGTTTCCGAGTTAGTAAAAGAATTAGAAGAAAAGTGGGGAGTAAGTGCAGCAGCGGCAGTAGCGGCGGCTCCAGCTGCGGGCGGTGGTGCTGTGGCTGAAGAAAAAACAGAATTTGATGTAGTATTAACTGCAGCAGGAGATAGTAAAATTTCTGTGATTAAAGAAGTTCGTACTATTACTGGCTTAGGCTTAAAAGAAGCTAAAGAATTAGTAGAGGCAGCTCCAAAACCTGTAAAAACAGGAATCCCTAAGGATGAAGCAGAAAAAATTAAAGCGGCTTTAATAAAAGCGGGCGCGACTGTTGAAGTTAAATAG